A genome region from Euphorbia lathyris chromosome 4, ddEupLath1.1, whole genome shotgun sequence includes the following:
- the LOC136227732 gene encoding sucrose-phosphatase 2-like: MDRLDGSASVMLVSDLDFTMVDHDDPENLALLRFNALWEAYYRTNSLLVFSTGRSPTIYKQLKNEKPLLTPDITILSVGTEIMYGESMVRDYEWEQYLNHGWNRNIVTEETNRFPELTPQAETEQRPHKVSFFVDKIKALEIKKALLEILQKRGLDAKIIYSNGTALDVLPKYAGKGQALEYLLKKFEASGKMPANTLVCGDSGNDAELFSIPQVYGVMVSNAQEELLQWHAENTINNPRIIHSTERCASGIIHALGIFSLGPNVSPREIRDFGKCKVELLSPSYEVVKFYLFYERWLGAEVEKSNKYMQGLRLALIPSGTFVHPSGVEQPTNYCIDTMIKLYGCKQGKQYRVWVDQVSSAQVSSDTWLVKFFKWESSGGERRCCLTTALLSSKAKLPDGFTWMHMHQTWLDSSVLNDQSTWLF, from the exons ATGGATCGGCTTGATGGTTCTGCATCGGTGATGTTGGTATCAGATCTGGATTTCACGATG GTTGACCATGATGACCCGGAGAATCTCGCTCTTCTTAGATTTAATGCTCTGTGGGAAGCTTATTACCGAACAAATTCCCTGCTTGTTTTCTCTACTGGAAGATCCCCTACGATTTATAAACAGTTAAAGAATGAGAAGCCCTTGTTGACTCCTGATATCACCATATTGTCTGTGGGAACTGAGATTATGTATGGTGAATCAATGGTAAGAGATTATGAATGGGAACAATATCTGAACCATGGGTGGAACAGGAACATAGTCACAGAGGAAACAAATAGGTTTCCTGAACTTACACCTCAA GCAGAAACGGAACAGCGGCCTCACAAAGTAAGCTTTTTTGTTGACAAGATTAAAGCCTTAGAAATTAAAAAGGCTCTCTTGGAGATTCTACAGAAACGTGGG CTAGACGCCAAAATAATATATAGTAATGGGACAGCTTTGGATGTGTTACCAAAATATGCTGGCAAAGGACAGGCTCTTGAATATTTGCTTAAAAAATTTGAGGCCAGTGGAAAAATGCCTGCTAATACTCTTGTATGTGGTGATTCTGGTAACGATGCTGAGCTATTCAGCATTCCCCAAGTATATGGTGTGATG GTCAGCAACGCACAGGAGGAACTATTGCAGTGGCATGCAGAAAACACAATTAATAATCCCCGTATAATTCATTCAACTGAGAGATGTGCTTCTGGAATCATACATGCCCTCGGTATTTTTAGTCTGGGTCCAAATGTTTCCCCAAGAGAAATTAGAGACTTTGGAAAATGCAAAGTTGAACTTCTCAGTCCAAGCTATGAAGTTGTGaagttttatttgttttatgagCGATGGCTAGGAGCAGAGGTTGAGAAATCCAATAAGTACATGCAAGGTTTGAGATTGGCACTT ATTCCATCAGGTACTTTTGTCCATCCCTCGGGAGTTGAACAACCTACCAACTACTGCATTGATACAATGATCAAGTTGTATGGGTGTAAGCAGGGAAAACAATATCGGGTCTGGGTGGATCAAGTCTCTTCAGCACAAGTCAGTTCAGACACATGGCTTGTGAAGTTTTTCAAGTGGGAGTCGTCTG GTGGCGAGCGGAGATGCTGTTTGACAACTGCCTTGCTGAGTTCAAAG GCCAAGTTACCTGATGGTTTCACATGGATGCACATGCATCAAACATGGCTGGATAGCTCTGTGCTAAATGACCAATCAACTTGGCTATTCTAG